DNA from Drosophila suzukii chromosome 2R, CBGP_Dsuzu_IsoJpt1.0, whole genome shotgun sequence:
GTGCAAGAGGGCGCAGGCCACCTAAGTTGAATCAATCGAATTGATTATGTTTTTTGGGTGCAAGTGAAATAAAAGAACAaaccaaaataattaaatcaCAGATGACCAAGACGAAGTATACATGCgtatatacaattttataaTCGGGGGAAATATGGGCTAGATGTCAGCATCGCTGATCTTGTGGTTGTTGTGGCGCACCTGAGGATACACCTGTGGCTGGCGCATCACCTCCTCGTAGGATGGTGGCGGGGCTTTAGATACAAATTATTAGTACttgctaaaaaataaataaggaaaCCTCAACTCACCATTGATCACATAGTCCTCATCGTGCATAAAAGCAGGATTTATCACCGCATCTGTGGGATATGTCCTTTCGATTGTACGCTCCTCCAAGGTGGAGCGTTGCGAGCGATGGGAGTACCGCTGCAGATTCTCCGTGTTTCGGTGAAAGTTGTTCATATAATGATCTTCGCGCTCCACATCATCCTGCTGCAGCTGGATCACATGGACTGAGGGACGTCGTTCTGATAATATAACAATCATTTGAGTTATTAATGTGATTCTAATTTTAGCTAGCTGATAAGGACGATATGAAGTACTACTTTGGTTATCACCTAATGGATGTCAGGATAATATTTATAGACTAAGAGTTGTGATGTGAGATTATTTAAATGTtagatatatttatatataaataaataaatatatttttatttcttcttttaaatGATATACCCTACCTGGATCGGCGATGGCATCGGTGTAGTTTTCGCCAAAGCGAAAGGGAGCGGCCAAGGACTTTTTGCACTTGAGGAACAAGACGATTAAAATCCAACCCAGGATGAGAACCAGATAGACGAATCCCAGCATGCTCATGTGAAGGCCGTTAATCAGACCCAAAGGGTCTGCGAGGCTGTTACTTTTCCTAGACTGCTCCTAGCGCTCCACAGGGGTAGCCAAAAATCGATAAATGCTGTCACGTTGGCGGCGTCTAGTGGTCATTGTTGTCGCCCGACGACTGGCACGGAACAAGAACAACTGACCCATAACTGGCCAGTTAGCCTGAAACTCGGAACAGCAAAGGCTCTGCCGAGGGACCGTCGCCATATCAGCGGATGGCCACAACAGAAACCCAGTGGAAACAAGTGGGAGGTGTCCAAAGGATGGGGGCATTCAGAGTCCGTTTCCAGTGTTTGTCAACTTTGATTTCTGGATAAGCATTAAAAATTCCCTATATGTGTGACGATAAATAAACCCCTGAATGATAAGGGGCAAAGTAGAGTACCCAGGTATGGTTAAACACTCTCCCCCGGGAACAAGGGGATGAGCTATGAGCTCATTTGAATAGAAATTAACTAATTCGGTTTACGGCTCTCCACATCGCATATGTTCGTGCCAAATGCGACGTCATGGTTATGGGGTTAATAGCCCACTTAGCATTATGCGGCCTTTCGGCCGTAACCTGCCCAAAAATAGACCCCCCAAAAATTGCCCAACTGACCTTAGGAACTCCGATTCGATTGAAATTGGCTTTTATTTCTCTTTTCACTTTTATTTACTTGATGTTATGTTTTTCTTTTCTATTGTGTGCTTTGAATTtgttaataaattattaaagcCTTAATTCTAAGGGGTCATGACTTACAAGCTCCATTCCTAACCAAAAGGAGGCGTAAACTAAGTTAACACTAGTTCTTGAGGAGACCGGAGGGGTCTCCGATTGAGAAATTTGTTACAGCGGAGGTCAAAAGAATAAATGGAAACGATTAGTTTATAGTTTAGCTTTAACAATTGAAAGgtattttgatttattttataaagtgTAGAAATGGATACGATCTATCAGGATACTTAATATTCGGTCTTCTGATCCTAAACAATTTCGAAGACTAGATTTTATTGCCATTCTTTTGACCTCAGCTGTACATTTCCTTTTGATATATGGGAGTTTCGGGATACGTATCGATTAGCTTATGGCACGAGTGGGTTAGTGTGGGCCAACTATTTGGATTAGTGCAGTGGACCTTAGGGCTACGTATGTATATCGCTTACAAACTACTCAAGTCGGTACAGTCGGAACCGTACTATCACATGGTTTATTGAGTGGGCAGGTGCAAcatcctgctgctgctgctggttgCTTCTGCTGCCTCACAGGCTCGTCGTGGCCTGCAGCTTGAGGTAGCGCGTCCCATTCTCCGCATCCGCCAGGCGGGCTATGTGATCCGAGGCGGCATAGCAAGTGGTGGCGGTTGGAGTGCCCGGCCTGctgttattattattgttgtgcatgctgctgctgttgctgccaaTACTATCGTTATTCCTGCTACCATTGCCATTACCACTGCCACCCGTCTGCCGAATCCTTGTGGCTCCCCAGATCAGGACCAGCACGGAGGTGACCAGCACTCCAAGGCCCAATCCCGGCAAGAAACTCTTGTTCAGCGAATCAATCACCGTGTAGCTGTGCAGCAGAGTCGATTGCTGAGTCTGTTGCGGTTGGCTTCCGACCACCGAATTGAAGCGACGTTGATTCAGCTGGTAATCCTCACCAGCTTCGTGAGCTGCCTCCGGTTTAAGCTCATTGGCCGTGTAGTAGGGACGTCGCTGGTATTGACGGGACACGGGAACGGAGCCCGGACTGCTCCTCTCCAGCTGGGTGATGTTGGAGCAACCGATGTTCAGTTCCGCCTCGGGTTTCTTCTCTTGGATCATCACCAGACAAAAGCGATAGCTGATGGTGAAATGGTTAGCATTAGTTAATTAATCAGGTAATTTAACTAAGGGAATCTCACCTCTCTCCTATTTCCAGGGATGAACTATCCGGCACTATGACACTTACTGTGTTCTGACCATTGACCACTTTACTCTCGCAATGGATCTATAAACGATAATATTAAAGAATCagatatatgtactttatgttAAGTTTATTTCCGCTAATTACCGGTGAATTGTCTATAAGAATTTCGTTGATGTGCTCCTCCTTGTAGACAAAAATGGCATCACACATATAGTCTTTCTTGCTAAGATTCAGAAGCCAGGTGAGGATCAGGCCATAGTCTGCCGAGAAATGCAGCTCATGTAGAATAATCTGTGGGTAGAGAATTTTGTTTtacattttgtatttttattattttataatagtTTATAATGGTTTTTGAAAAGCAGTAGTAAATGGCACAAATTGCTGAGTAAATAGCATATATTACTTGGTCATTGCTTTAGTCGGGGAATCAgctttgaaattttttaagcTTTATGATGCTTTAGATAGTGCTTGTCCAAAGTGCAAAACTATACTAGGCTACAAAAAAGTcgcgaataaaaaaaaaccttgaACTTGTGATAAGAAAAACTTCGGGAATTCTGAATGGAACCTTAATAAAGATCTATAAATGGGTATAACTGCTTTAATAAATACCGAATTAttgtaacatttataaataaatggataaataactaaataactaaattttTTCTCATTTCAATTTagatatttaagatatttagCTTTAGAAAGAGCAACCCTCACCTCCTCGGAAAGATCCTTGATGGGAGACGTCTGATTGGGTTTGGCCAGCGTCTCCAGGTGCTGCATGATGTTGTTGTTATCCTTCTCCACGTTGTCCATGTCGCAGCTAAGTGTCTCCACGGGAACCTGGAGAAGCGGAGCTCCCTCCAGCCTTGGCGGAGTCACACAGGAGGCACTGAGGCTGGAATGGAGCTGGGACTCCTGCAACCACTCGGCGAATGGCCGGATGCTGCAGTCGCAGGACAGCGGATTCTCCTGCATCTGCAGACTCTCCAGTTCCCGAGCTCCGTCCATCGCATTCCGGGCCACAATAGAGATATCATTCCCCGCCAGCCGTAATTCCCTGAGAGATGGTAGCGGTGCTATCAAGTCGGAGGTCAGTGCTCGCAGGAAGTTGTGGGTGAGATCCAGTACGGTCAGACGGGACAAATGCTGCAGCGAGGCACTGGAGATGGCCACGATGCCGTTGTAGCTTAGATCTAGGCTGTCCAAAGCTCCCAAGCCGAAGAAGGCGTGATCCTGCAGGACATCGATTTGGTTGTGGCGCAAGGAGAGGCTCACCAGCCTCGAGAAGTTGGCCAGAGCCTTGTTTTGGATGCTCTTGATTAGATTCCGATTAAGATTCAAGCTTTCGAGATTCTTCATGCCGGGCAGAGTTTGCTCACTCAACGGTCCATTCAGGTTGTTGGCCTGCAGATCCAATTGGCGTAGACTGAAGCACTGGCTCAGTGATCTCAAGCTCTGGGCATAGTCACCCAACCGATTCCCGCCCAGCTTCAGCACCTCCAGCTTCCTAAGATTTCCGAATGTGCGCTGGGAAATGCTTGAGATCTGATTGTTGCTCAGCTCCAGATAGACCAGGCTGGTCAAACCCACAAAATCGGCGGTGCCCAAAGccttgattttgttgttggcCAAGTCAAGGCGCTCCAGGGCTCCCAGCGTGGACAAAGCGTTCCAGGGCACACTCATCAGGGCGTTTCCGGGCAGACCAAGTGCCTGCAGAGGTCCGCGGATTCCCAGGAAGGCGGACTTGTGGACCCGCTTGATCTCGCCCGAGGAAATTACCAGACCATGTAGCGAAACGCCATCAAAGATCTTGGCGTCGCTCAGGAAGGTCACGTTGCGCAAGGAACAGTCCAGCAAGGAGATCGAGTAGGGAGAGGTACGAAGTCTGTCCGCCAGGAGCTGTAAAATCCAAATCAAAGATAGAGATAAGTTAGctataaagatatatatatatatttggaTAAGGTTAGATAATAACTTCATTTAGCTAGGCCGGACgcatacatttttgttttgaatttaataACTAATAGTGGAGCCTGTACCTATCATatcattatttaaaatatgtttgttaAATAGATTAAGTGATTTCTATTTGATGATCACAAATATGAAGTGCAATATTAACAGGACTCCGTGGCGCAATGGTAGCGCGTCCGACTCCAGATCGGAAGGTTGCGTGTtcaaatcacgtcggggtcaaaTGTGGGAAGTTTAAACTCTTTTTTTGTATCCTAACCTAACCTTAAAGGTCTTAAAGGTAAagggatatatatatatttaaaaatgtattcccacaaataatttttgctTGGAATGGGCCAACGATCTACCAATAAACTAGATCTGGCTGACTGTTAAGTATTGAACGCAATACTTTCTATTAGATGACATATTTTCATGACATAATAATCAAGCTAttgtttttgtattatttataaGACTAACGTGGTAAGAAAGTGGGTATCTCATAGCTGATTGCACCTATCTTATAAATTTTTCTAAAACGTTTTTGACTTATAAACTTTAGTAATTGATTAGTTCAAAGAagaaatatacatttaaaagGACTCCGTGGCGCAATGGTAGCGCGTCCGACTCCAGATCGGAAGGTTGCGTGTtcaaatcacgtcggggtcaaagttacatatttaaatatgtttgattttttttataaaatacctATACAGAAAGAAGTGtccaagaacattgttcttgaattgagaaaattgtttttgaattgagaacattgttcttgaacggagaacattcgttcttaaaaacaggaaaagtttttttttttaatataataatatataatatatatttcttttaaaaaggCCTTACCAACATCCCGTGCAGGTCAATGTTGCACCGGAGTGTGTGTGGCAGATCGCATCCGCACTCGAGTTCCGCGTTCCGGGTGCCCGTGATATTGGGGCACTTCCACTCCATGAGGCCGTCGTCCACGGGCAGCGGCAACGAGGACACCTGCTCCGCCTTGCGTTTCCTTGGAGCGCTCTTGTTGACATACTTTCCGGATGAGGACTTGGGCTTTCCCCTTTCCCTGGGAACAGGGGCGGGAACTGCTGCTGCGGATACCACATAGGCGGTGGGCGTGGTGGGAGAGGAGGAAGGAAGTGGCGAGGATGAGGTGCTCGTGCTGGTCGTGGTGGTGCTGTCCTCTAGCAGATCCTTGAGGTCACTGGCCGCTGCCAGGGCGCACAGCAGCGAGAGCATGAGAATTGGGCTGTAAATGGAAAAATTTTCATGGAAATTAGTCGGACAAGCATTGAAAAGCGAAAACACTTGGAATCTGGGAGGGATGCACTTGCTCTGGCACTCCCCCACATCCCTCGCACATCCACAGATCGTGCGTTTTTAGGTCAAGCCGCAGTTGTCACTGACACTCTGACACACAAACACCCACGCAGTGCATCTGTGTCCAGCATCCAGTGGATGTGGATGCGTTTCGGTCTAAAGATTCCCATTGTTATCTCTGCAAGACAATTTGCCAATTTAGAGCTTAACGCAATCAAAGCGATTTATTGAATGCACTGAGAGATTTGTCTTGGTATCTTGTTTATCTTAGATAGtataaaaaaagaatatatactttttacGATCTCATATCATATATTTCCTAGAGATTTTTAGGAACAAATGTATCTTAAAGACATTTGCTTAATATATGAGTCACCCCTGTAGGCGAGTAACCCGTACATTTTTCCCATATCATCAGACCGCTCCCGAGTGCCGCCTCCCACTTCCAGAAGAAAACAATAACTGCGTGCGAGGCTTTAAAAACCCAGATTTCGGGCGCTACGCATCCAGTGCCGTAGAAATAATTCCGCAGCAAAGTGCCCAGTACTCGCAGTTGCCGCGGAGGGAAGCGCTCTAGAATCTCTCCCAACCAAAGGATTAGCAGTGGTCCCAATCCAACTATACCCCTGTAACGAAATGGCCAGTCACTTGCCCAAAGGTGGAGCCCTCGTCCTGGTTCTTAATCTTCTCCTGCTTTCGCAATGGGAGACGGAGTCCAAGCTGCTGACACGTTGTCAGTTGGCCAAGGAGCTGTTGCGTCACGACTTTCCCCGCAGTTATCTATCCAATTGTAAGTATAGTTAAATATATCGAATATATTGGAactctaaaaatataaagtttGTGAAAACATTTGtgtaacaatttttaaacgtttaaaaagtgttttttaaaccaatatatcaaaaaaagtttaaattttaatgatttcggattaaaattttataggaAATGTGAATAATAGCATACGAAGCTATTTTCTGAACGGCTCCCTGTATCGTAGTGCAGTAAAATCCCAATAAGCAATATCATTTTCAAATTTGTatagtttttaattaaagaagCATTTTAGGATGTCGGATTTATATTTTAGTGGacattaaataatataaaaaacaaagctaataataataacaataatataaCGCATGCTATATTGTGTTGCAGTAGAACcttaataaagttttacagGCAATAAAGTGTATAATGACCTACTCTACTACTATCTACTACTATCGTGAATACcaaatgtatttatatttagataagaaaataacttaaaattttgtaaaaaaaaccataaatacaatccctttttttatattaaggGGTTTGTCTAGTGGAGGCGGAGAGTGGACGCAGTACGTCAAAATCCATGCAACTGCCCAACCAGAGCGTCAGCTATGGACTTTTTCAGGTGCGTTAGCCATATATCCCTATCTACTTGGGCCAGTCTATGCTAATCCCAAAAATTTCACAGATCAACAGCAAAAACTGGTGTCGCAAAGGTCGTCGTGGAGGCATATGCAACATCAAATGCGAAGGTGAGTTCACATTCCGCAAAACGCCCAcgtaaaaaatatgaatttggAACCCCCTTCCATTTTAGAGTTCCTCAATGACGAGATCTCGGATGACTCACGCTGTGCCATGCAGATCTTCAACCGCCACGGATTTCAGGCCTGGCCCGGATGGATGAGCAAATGTCGTGGGCGCACGCTGCCCGATGTTTCGCGCTGCTAGGACTGCTTTTCTACTCGATCTTAGCCTTAACTAACTCTATGCATAGCTACTAAATCATCACATAAAGCCTAAGTCACTATGTCTGAAAAAATGTGTGTTTATTTTTCGCatgattaaaatattttcagtaTTTTCACGTTATCTGTTGCACATGCTATCGCAAAGCTTGTGTTTTTCCCCGAAAGCTAATCACTCATCTTTGACaattaaaaagttattatACAGAATATTCATTTTATATGTTTCTTGGAAACATCGTTCATCAAACCAGCATCAAAGAGTAAAGCTTACACTTTATTTAGGAAGTgaattttctatttttaaatgttgctAATAAAGAAagcaattataaaaataatgacTTTATAAAGCACTTTTGTATAGATTGTCTCTTACTTATTATACCAAGTCTTGGGAAATAATTTCGCCCACTTTGATAACCTTAATAAGCCCGAGGTGAATCGTTAAAATTCttatgaaaatctaaatataGTTGGTAATCATAAACCATTAACTTATGCTAAATAAAGTTCCGTGAAATACCTTAGAATAGATAAAGATCATAAGATTGGATCATTGAACTCTTTCTTATTCAATTGATTACTACAGTAATACCTTTTGCAAATATTACGAAAAAAGTTCTGAGAATTACAGACCCACCCGAAACCCGGCGATTCTCATCCCGCCTCTCCGAATCACCCTAAATCATCAGATTTGTCAGAGAGTTCAGGTAGCAAGTCAACCGTGACAACCGCGCACCTTATCAGCTTTATCATACTGCCGAGCAAATTCATATGGGCTGTGCTCGGCGATCGGCGTTTTGGGAGAGAATTACCTCTACTCAAAAGCAAACTGAGTCGCAATTGTATCTGAGAAATGCTTGGGCGTTCAGTACTTAAACTCGGGTCAGCAGCGTCGCACCGGCGGGCTAGCTTCTCATCGGATCCGAATCCGATCGGTTGTACAAATCATATGTATTTGAAAGCACGCCATCGCAAAAACGAAACTCACGAAACGGGGTagaagatacagatacaggtAGAAGATACGCATACTTCCCCCAACAAACTCGTTTCCTGTTGCCAAGATCGCTGTTGTTCTGCGTTAATTAGGTAAACAAAGTGAACAAACAGTTTGCTCAAGTAAAAGTGTTCTGCCAGAGGAAGTAATCCCAATCTCATTATTACATTCGCTTGCATGCGAATCTTGAAGAAAAAGTGAAACGTGTACAGTGCGTATACTCAATTTAAGAACGTTAAGAACGAGCACAAAAACATGAATTTGCTTTTTGGTTTGCGGTGACCTTGAAAAGTGTATTTGTTGGAGGATACATCATGCCTTTGccttttattatttacattcAAATGATATGCTTACTTAAAATGAAAGTCGTTAAGTCCCCCACTTTTATGGCTTGAACTACACGTAATCAACTAGGCGTAATATACAACTTGAATATATTGTTTAAAGGTTTCATTGTAGTGCTAGAACTATAAGaactataaaataaaatgttaagttATGGTTGTAAACCGGTATtctattaaaaattaaaacagaTAATGCCTTTACAATAAGTATTGTATTGTGGGTGTACTTGCATATAACTTAGGTAGACAGACATGATAGACATATCTTTAGATAGGATGACTGATATAAACActgataataaaaaacaaagatgCAAAAACAAGAATAACACAAGGCCATTGAATCGCGTGGGGGTAAGCAAAGGCATAAATAATGGTAATTTGTTAGTGGGTTTATAATTAACCAGAAATCAGAGTTTCTTGTTTGGTGTTCAAAAGAAGAAATGCCATGCAAAGCCGTGAAAAGCTAAAAAGCTGCGAAAGAATCTTCCCCAAAAAGGGTGCAGAAGTATTTTAACACTTTCAAAGATCGTTAAATGCACGATCTAACGTagtttatatgtatttatcAAGCTGAAATCAGGTGTTAAAGCTGGTAAATGGGAAAGTGCAtatagaagaaaaaaaaattatgcgcaAAGCTGAGTTTTTTGAACTGTTCAGGTGAATGGTTAAGTAAGTCCATAAATAATGAGGATCGTACTTTGCCATGCACCTTATAGTCTAAATGATGGGCCTCTACTTTTAGATCAGCCAAAAATGAAAACTCTTTGTTTGTGGCTTATACCAGTGCTGATCCTACTGCTGCTGGGATCAATCCAAGTGGAATCCAAGAAATATC
Protein-coding regions in this window:
- the LOC108010118 gene encoding uncharacterized protein, whose product is MSMLGFVYLVLILGWILIVLFLKCKKSLAAPFRFGENYTDAIADPERRPSVHVIQLQQDDVEREDHYMNNFHRNTENLQRYSHRSQRSTLEERTIERTYPTDAVINPAFMHDEDYVINAPPPSYEEVMRQPQVYPQVRHNNHKISDADI
- the Lrt gene encoding uncharacterized protein Lrt, whose product is MNAAGAIALFKFRTLIKRTSRPSPALRMWPKLSPILMLSLLCALAAASDLKDLLEDSTTTTSTSTSSSPLPSSSPTTPTAYVVSAAAVPAPVPRERGKPKSSSGKYVNKSAPRKRKAEQVSSLPLPVDDGLMEWKCPNITGTRNAELECGCDLPHTLRCNIDLHGMLLLADRLRTSPYSISLLDCSLRNVTFLSDAKIFDGVSLHGLVISSGEIKRVHKSAFLGIRGPLQALGLPGNALMSVPWNALSTLGALERLDLANNKIKALGTADFVGLTSLVYLELSNNQISSISQRTFGNLRKLEVLKLGGNRLGDYAQSLRSLSQCFSLRQLDLQANNLNGPLSEQTLPGMKNLESLNLNRNLIKSIQNKALANFSRLVSLSLRHNQIDVLQDHAFFGLGALDSLDLSYNGIVAISSASLQHLSRLTVLDLTHNFLRALTSDLIAPLPSLRELRLAGNDISIVARNAMDGARELESLQMQENPLSCDCSIRPFAEWLQESQLHSSLSASCVTPPRLEGAPLLQVPVETLSCDMDNVEKDNNNIMQHLETLAKPNQTSPIKDLSEEIILHELHFSADYGLILTWLLNLSKKDYMCDAIFVYKEEHINEILIDNSPIHCESKVVNGQNTVSVIVPDSSSLEIGESYRFCLVMIQEKKPEAELNIGCSNITQLERSSPGSVPVSRQYQRRPYYTANELKPEAAHEAGEDYQLNQRRFNSVVGSQPQQTQQSTLLHSYTVIDSLNKSFLPGLGLGVLVTSVLVLIWGATRIRQTGGSGNGNGSRNNDSIGSNSSSMHNNNNNSRPGTPTATTCYAASDHIARLADAENGTRYLKLQATTSL
- the LOC108010001 gene encoding lysozyme; its protein translation is MASHLPKGGALVLVLNLLLLSQWETESKLLTRCQLAKELLRHDFPRSYLSNWVCLVEAESGRSTSKSMQLPNQSVSYGLFQINSKNWCRKGRRGGICNIKCEEFLNDEISDDSRCAMQIFNRHGFQAWPGWMSKCRGRTLPDVSRC